cgacacaaacacacagaagccCATTGCTTTCTCACACTTCCGATTTGACATGGATTATGGAGACGAAGTTTTATATTGGTGAGAGATACTGGATAACCTTTACTCAGTTTATTTCTTCTGCTGTTGAATTCAAGATACTTTCATCTATAGAGGTTCAACTTCCTTGTCTTTCAGTCATTTGTCTGCACACTTGCATACTCAAGGGGTCAGTCAGTCCATGAGGAATAAAGAAAATCCACTAGCTGTTCTATAAATGCACATGAGGAATAAAGAAAACCCACTACCTATTTTATAAATGGACTGCCTATCCCTATCCTGTAAAGAGTATTAACTCACTGGTTTCCCCACAGCTATGAGTTGCAGCTCGAGAAGGAATACCAAAAGAAAGGACTGGGGAAGTTCATGATGCAGGTTCTGGAGCTCATGGCATTCTCCAACCAGATGATGAAAGTTGTGTTGACTGTTTTTAAGCATAATCCAGATGCAATGGCTTTCTATGAAAAGTGCAAGTAAGTAAAAGACCGGAAAACTGCATTCTTAGATTAGCATAGGATGAAGTGCTgggtaatgtttatatttataaacaaaattacttacattccttctcctttttccttaatATTGATTGTGGCAGATGTGTTATCAGTAAatatgttttgactttgactttatTTTTCCAGATATGAGGTTGACGAGACTTCTCCAGAAGATAACTTTGAGGAAACCTTTGATTACAGTATCCTAAGTAAAATGAACAAAATGAAGCCAACACAGAAGACCTCTCTTTGAACTTGACTAAAACTTAGATCTGATTTTTTGTTAACCTAATAAGGGCATTAAAGAGACATCAGAAAAATTGTAGTCTTTTATCGTCCGTGAATATGGACATCTTTTTAGGAAGTAATAGCAAAAATTGTATTACACATTCCACATCCAATCCACCATTTAAAGAATGTGCAAGAAATGTTAATGTTTtcttatattaatgaaaattttagttaaatttttaaatctctgttttcctttatatAGGCTATTTCCTTTATATAGGCtatcagtttatttttattttattttatttttatttctctctctctctctctctctctctctctctctctctctctctctctctctctctctctctctctctctctctctctctctctctctccttccttttaggTTTTCATATGTGCTTATGTAATCAAAGAAATACAGTATTCTGTGTTGTAAAACTTGCATTTTCctaaacattttcatattttaaagtattttcgtAATGTCAttatggaaagtaaaaaaaaatgtaaaatataaattttgatgaTTGATATTTTTCACCTCAACAGTatatgctagtaatgataatcccttaaaaactaaataaagcaGTGTACAGCAGTGAATTGCAGTGCACATTACATTAACCGTTTTCCAAGaaattgaatataatgatgacaaaaccTTTGCATGAAGTTTTGCAGGAAAACACTAAACCACAAAAGTTCAAAGATGGTTAGGGTATTTTCCTTTATAAGAGGAAATGCAAGACCATCATATATTGCATAGACTATGCAGTATTACTTTCTAACCTtcaaccccccaatcccttgcccgttgctgtcgtaggggggcttaggaggcggagactgggacccaatgatggggaacttcccaaccttgggactcagccctcgactcaactaattttgcatggtctttattttccttcccacttttcgtttctgtcccttcaccaaacccttctgctaatccacctcctaaggtgtgagagccgtgctgaaaggatgaaaggctgacttttttggccagtcctgaagggcctgagggagccatgggcacggtattcccctgatttttctagcccttatccctcaaggggaccctgaggggtggacttttttttatcccacaaaatccaggcttaccatggccagcaatgaaaacttacctccattattaggggcaatgaggcttgcccctttatcaaatagccccaacgatgtaaacccacccgattccctgaccccaggctctcctttgaccacggctccgaacactgcaacaactaccccctcatcaatgcctactagtacagtagccaaaaacCAAGCCTTAAAAAacctttccactctcccagcacgctcaacttcatcacctctaccccacaacctccaaaaatcaaccaccccacctcccttattaataccttacagccttattgcccacctcccataacactacctccctcaacactactccatcgtcacgcacccgcccttcgactatccctatcactacaacaatttgAATACCCTCTCAGCCcggccaaatgggaccgatttttcgtgatccctcccacagccccctactctgacaacaccttctttccaacaatgtctccaaaaacaagtaggtaaagtctctttccgtagccgacccgcccgctcccgtcttgtcacagtaacatccgaaaaccaagctatagcattaacaaaactaacagacatatatggtaaccccatccttgcgaaccccatccaaccctcaatacttgcacggAACAGTATCAATCTCCCagaaaattgcccaatctatgacaaagattggttcagattgtggagaagacctacttgcctgtctcacagactatgatgaaaCGGTCATTACAATgctctccattccccccagaggtaatcgaaagaaaaccactaacatagccaaattaccttccgtagacatgaccttccctttaactttctatataggaggagaatccctcccgttcgtccataccaacctcctccacgtcagtgccaaaattgttggcgtctaggacacccagccaaacattgccgttcccagccagatgcccactagtGCCCAACCTGGGCCATAAACCCCATCTAACTGCCCTgccaatcacgcacatgtgccaactgtgggggcccccataatgtattttataggggctgtcccacccacaaatttgagtctgatgtagcaactctcagattcaaacttggactcacactacttGAAGCCCGACatgaagcacgtcgacgtgggttcccctcttactccttactccagtaatactgctcattctaccaattctcctaaaccccccccctacatctaaacccccctttctaccccctaccttccccagtcaaactctttttccatcctaaatccagacactccaatctctactacagatatctcaatcaccaccacaaacccaacaccttcccctctacctcctcgcactacccgtaacagacagaacaaacgttccacccccctcttcccctaccacacaatcacctccaccttcctttactcctttgcttgagacaccagtcctctcttccccccctcacaagaaatcccatatcccccaaaaactcccaaaccccaaatcagaagaagaaaccattgaaaaaattcaagattacactaatgaaaactgacactcaacccccaaatcttacaactcctgctccttccacactccaagtaactgctgatatccatcctccccctaacgatatccccccgacacccaatcctcctaccccctcccacaagcccatttccccccccaccccaacccgcccacattatccctcccacaaacccccctatcccttcc
This genomic interval from Penaeus monodon isolate SGIC_2016 chromosome 37, NSTDA_Pmon_1, whole genome shotgun sequence contains the following:
- the LOC119596108 gene encoding N-alpha-acetyltransferase 40-like, with the translated sequence MKAMYEKSSAGWHAWEKREEMSEDAAWYLIAYDTNTQKPIAFSHFRFDMDYGDEVLYCYELQLEKEYQKKGLGKFMMQVLELMAFSNQMMKVVLTVFKHNPDAMAFYEKCKYEVDETSPEDNFEETFDYSILSKMNKMKPTQKTSL